CCGGATTATCACGGGAGCTTCCTAACCGGTCTCTCTCTTCTACCCCATCTCCCAGGGTCGATCCTTCACCCGGCAGCCGGAGCAATCCTTTAATTCTGCTTACAGCGCCCCACTGTCCTCCCTCCTCGCTCAGAGGAAAAGGCAAAGTCCTTGCTGGGCCCACACGTGGCCATCTGCCGGACCGACCtcacctgccctcctccctccttcccctgctCCACACGGGCCTGTTTGTTGTTTCATGAGACCACAGCCACCCTCTGGCCACTGCTGTTTCCTGTGCTGGCATGGTTTTTTCCCTCCCTGAGTTCTTTCATGTCTCTGCTCCAATGTCACCTTATGAGAGAACCCACCCCTGACTTCCTCTATAGAATGGAAAGGTCTCACCTCCCCATCCCAAACCTCTGGTATTCCCCATCTCTCACATCCTGCTGAATTTTTAACAGGAGCCCAGACCATTCTGGCATAATATATTCATGTGTTCCCTTGGTTCCTGTCATCTCCTTCCGTTGGAACATGAGTCCCAGGAGGGTGAGGACTTGGCTTTGTTCACTGCTCTAGCCCAAATGACTATGGCAGTGTGTTGTATGTCACGGTTGTTCAACAAATAATCACGGAATAATGTAGAATAAAAACTGCTTAGACAATAAAAACAGGATGCAACAGGAAGAATTACTATCCTCTCTCCACCAGGTGGCCTCATGATCTTTATCGGATGCGGCTGCCGGGCAGAAGTTCACTGACCATGAACCTGCGGCCTCAGGCAGGCCCGCCAGGTGACCAAGCCCGGTTACCTAAGAGCCCCGTGACAACCAGGTCTCCCTGCTGCGCAAGCATGCTGACCCTCTGCTGGGGGCTTGGCTTACAAAGGCGGGTGTGGACAGAAGCCCAAACATCTTCCAACCCACTCTGCCCCATGGTGCGTCTGAGGTACACCACCACCGAGGGCAGGAGGGAGCCCGTCATTGCTGGTCTCCCAACACAGAAACCCACTCCTCCCTCTGCCAGATAAGACCAGTCTACCTCTAGACCCAATCCTTCTCCTCCTGGCCCCCACAACCCCCAATCCTCAGTGGGGAAGGAGCAGACAGGGTCTGTAGGGTCCATGGGATATGGCGGGGCTCTGACCTCTTTAGGGGCTTCTCTGCGAACGAACTCCTCAAAGATCCTCTGAGCCCTGGAGGTCAGTTTGGCAGCCGAGCGGATCTTCTTGAACTCCTCACAGGCCAGCCAGAACTCCAGATTCTCCTCGCTGAACTCCGTCTTCAGGAAAGCGTGGAAGGCGGCCACCCCATCTGTggtggggaggaaggaaaaggagataGGTCAGAACAGGGGACAGagggaataaaggaagaaaagacagcCACTGCAGTTAATGGCTCTATTTTTAGGATGCAATTTTCTTGAACAAGGACCTGCCTTTGTGTTCTGAATAGAGGCTGGCACACTAGGggatcattattattattctcactGCTACTATTATTTTGCCCACGCGTTCAGCATCCCTCATGTGTATACTGCAGAGCACATGCATATACACGTGCCATCCAGAGACAGCCACAACGTGGTCCTACTCACTTTTACTGCTCAGCAGCAAGTCGAACGACTCTCTCCATCCCAGCACATCTTCGGAGAAGTttctgctacaaaaaaaaaaaaaaaaaaaaagaaggatcaagattttttttttaattaaagaagcaaacaaacatcaacaaaccaatgCATAGCACAGATCCTAGCCAGGACTTTATTAGGAAGTTGCATAATTCACGCAAAGGCTTGCTTGGTGATTATGGAAGCTGACGCCTCAGTATCTTTGGGGTTAGGGGAGGCAGTAGGAATTTGGTAAGCATAAACTGTAGCTAAGGTTCCTTCTGTCCTCAGCCAATACATCTTAAGGCCGTCTCTTTCCTGTCCCCAAATTCTTCTATTCTTCCCTCCCCCCCCTGCCTCAGACTCTATTTTGTTCATCTCTCAAGGGGAACAAAAGACCTCATGCATAGTGACCATGTCCTCCCAGACCCTCAGAGCCTGGGACAGCGTCTGGCCACCGGCGATGCTCCACATGGGGTGGGGGCGCTTCTAGGCAAGGTCCCAGCTGATGGCAGTAAAATCATGCCATCTTGGACCTGGTCCTGGCCCTGGTTTAGATAGGCAGTGCACATCTGCAGATGTGAGAACACAAGTAGATATTCAGGACCCGGGAGCAGCCATCTGTGGATGGCCTTGGATCCTGGAGCCACCCGCCAGGCAGCCAGACCACAACAAGCCCCATTAACAAAATTCAGGACGGAGTTACCAGGTCTACACCAGAATATCCtggtttctctctgtgttttcccTCTTATGACTCCTTCCTAAATCTGGCTCTGTCCCCTCTAGGAGTCCTTGGGTGGTCAGAAGGATTCAActctccttttccttgcttttgttttctatttttaggaCTTACCTCTCTTTGCTGTGTTTACTGCCCGGCTCAAACTTGACCATGTTCCCAGTGTCGGAGCCCAATTCTGATTTGTGAAGAAAGATCCCCAGACGTGTCTTGAACTCTTTGGCTCTGGAAGGTAATGTTTGAGCATGTAAGGAATCTCCTCTCTTTTAACCAGTGAGGAGAGATTTATGGGGTCCCAGCAGAGCTCAACTGGCACCACCCAAATTCCAGCTGCAGGGATTCTTGGGACACAGCTTTTGCCACAGCCCAAACTTTGCTGCTCTCATTAGCATCATCAGCACAGAAACAACCACATGATGGAATCGAGGCAGGACTTATATTTCCCCACCTGGGTTTACAGTACTGCATATATAAGCTTTTTCCCACTTAAGTCACACGGATCTATCCTTATGTCTGATGAATAGCAGAAGGCAGCTCAGCACTCCCAGGAGTATTTCCGGATCTGTATGGAAAGGATTCTTGCCTTCAACTTTGCCTTTTCCTTCCCAGCCACCATAAGGACTGGAGACTATGGTGCGACTTCCTGGGAagtgcgcccccccccccccccccaacgaGTGGGACCTGAAAAACCGCTCCATCTCCCTGCCTTCCCAGGGGCAGGGGAGGCCATGCCTCTAGCTCAGAGCTGTGGAGTCTTCCTCAGGCCACCTGAGAGAGACTGCCGTTTGTCTGAGGTCAGGGATTCCAGCAAACAGTGGGACCCTGATTCCCTCGCCTTTCCTTGCCCCCTTCTCCTGGCGCGTCTCCTCTCTTCGACCCTAAGCGAAGCATCTGAGCACACGGCATCCACGTAGCCTCTTCCTCTGCTCCTCCGCCCGAGTCACGAGCGCCCACTCTGCAGCCCACCCAGGACCCCCAGGCTGGCCCTTCACTCCCTAAGACCTCGAGGGACTCGGGTTTCCCGCTCCGGGGACTGGAGCAAGCTCCCCGGGACAAGCTTCCTCTTACCTCTCTAGGCAGGTGGTAGGGAAGGCGGACAGGGTCCGGCACATGGTTGCGGGAGCAGCACAGCACGTCGTGCGGAGGATGGTGGCGGCTCAAGCGGGCACCGCGACGGCAGGGAAGCCGGAGGGCAGTGACAGCTGGGGTGCGCCGGAGCAGGTAAGGATGTATAAAACGGGAATGCGGCGAACAGGCGCTCCCGCCGCCTTTATTCCCTCGGAGGGAGGAGGGGGCGTGGCCGCGCGCCGCTGGCCAATCGGAGAGCAGGGCTGGGCGGCGCGGAGGGCGGGGGGAGGCGGCAGGCGCGGGCTGCGGGGGCCTTGCCCAGCGCGCAGCAGCTTTctacaacccccccccccccccccgagcgCACGGGGCGCACGGGGCGCACGGGGCCCGGCCCTCCTCCGCGCGTGGGGAGGGAGAAGCGGCAGAACAACGGCGGTCGGAGGAGACGCGCATGCCCTGTTTAGAAGGGAAAAAATTTGAAACACTAGCCCACTTCTGGGAAAAGCCGGAAACCaactcatttgggtgggtttgCGGGTCTGGGTGGGAGGCACGTGTGGTGTCGGTCACTGGAAAAGTCTGGACCCGTTGGGTACTGCAGGGCAAGGGCACAAGGCGCAACCCTGCCAGGGTGGCATCTTGATTATTCGGACAGCTGTTTGTGCGCCCACCCGGTTGGCCGCGGTGCTAAGACCTTCCTTGCCGTCATCCCCATTTCCCAGATGAAGAGTCTGAGATCAGAAAGTTAGACTTGCCCGAGATACAGCCGGAAATAaaccatgggggtggggggtggggggggggagagatGGACTTTATACCTgttgtgtgccaggtactgttacAAAGActcagaggttaaataatttgctcaaagTTAAACAATTAATTAATGTTGGTGCCAAAATTCAAATCTGAAGTTACCGTGCTTTTTCCACtaccaaaaacagaaacaaaaaagcctGCTGCCTCTGTAACTGGTGAATGACCCTCAGCTTAAGCAGTTATTAGCTCTGAGATAAAGGTAATAAATGCCTCCCCACCCTCGCTCCTCAGCTCCACTTTCCCTCAGGGGCATTACAGCTTCCCATCCCCACAGCCCTCCAGGGATTGTTATTAGGAGGCAGCATTAAAGGCTGAGTGTGGGGTctagtatatatgtatgtatctatgtgtatgtatgtataaatacatacgttttaaaaattaaaaaattaaaagagcctGGGGTCTAGGGCTACTTGCACACAAGAGGTTTACTGGGGAGTGTTCTCCAGAACAACTCCTGTGAGTGCCAGCAGCAGGTGAGCAGAGAGGAGAGTTGAATGCCTTGCTATTGCAGCAGATGTGGAGCTGGGAAGGCCCATGATCACTGTTCCCCATTGAGGTAAGGGAGCAGACCTTTGTACCCCCACATCAACCATTCTTGGATGCAGTCAAACAAAGAAGATGGCCAAATCTTAAACAAGGCAGCTCCCTTCTGCAGGGGGCAACTCTGGAGGATTGTGCTATACGCCTACAGCAGGCTACACTCTGGGTCTCCGGTGGAATGAGGGCTTCTTTTCTGAAGGGGGTATCTGCATGGTGCCCCAGCACCCTCATCATATAAGATGATTAGAACAGTGCCCACCACTTCATCGGCACTTAGTGAGTGTTAGCGTTCACTCTCAATAGGAATACAGGAATCCCAAGACAGTAAGTAAAAGTGGTGAGCTTTTTGTACCTCTGGgaatttaggtttttatttaatgAGAGTTATCTAAGGATTGCTACTCCTCAGCAAGCCTGCTCTGATTTCCTGGATGTAGAGGGTCAGGTAAAGAGAAACAGGAAAGGAGATGGTCCCCACCTCAGAAAGCTTAAGAGAAGCTTCACTGAGAAGGCAggtgaaggaaggaaaggggaaaagtaCAGACGATTAAGAGAGGGAGACCTGTGCAATAGTGGTTGAGGCGCTGTCCAAgcaacagaggctaaaagcagcATGATGCACAGGCTTCATTGCACATCAAGCCAGGATCTGCAGGAGATGACCCCTTGGTCAAAAACATATCCTTCCCACAGCACCTGGTCAGTTGGGTAGTGGAGCCCGGGACAGGTGCAGCAGCGATTTCTCACATCGGCAGCGCCGTCGAAGGTACCTGCACCCttcctcgccccccccccccccacctttcttACAGATCTGAGCCGGGCAGGGGCTAGGAGTGGGGCCGCTGTGTGCAACCAGGCAATGGGAAAATCGTTAGAAATTTCTGGAAGTCTAGCCCTTCACCGTTGCTATGCAGTGACCCACTCCGACCCCATCAGCAGGACGTCCCGCTGGAGGTGTTAGCATGCTGAGGTCAGGGGTGACCATGTCACCCGGTGCGGCTCATGCCCCAAGGTGACTTTCATCATACAGGTGCCAGGTGGGGATGGGTTTTGTCTGTGGGACAGGTTTTCTTCATGTGACGAAAACAAGTTTATAGATGGGCCAAACCCCCAGTCCTGTCCTCAGGAGCATCGAGTTTGAACCAGTCCAGACATGGTCACCTGACAATGCCAACAGTGGTTACAAGGAGAACCCGCTTAGGGCTCCTCAGACCTTCCTGTCCTTTCCGCATCCCTGGGAATAGGCCACAGGAAGTTttacatttccattttgcagGCAGTTGAGCAGCAGTGCTTGGGGCACCCTTAGCCATGTGCTCTAGATCAGCGGAGACCTGGGCCAGCTCTCCAGTTTCCTGAACTCGTTCTTCCCACAAACAGGTGGATCCAAGAGCACAGGGTTTCCTGCTGGCGATGAAGGGCGTCTCAGGGTTCACCCTGCCTTCTAATTGCCACGGGTTACTTCTTTGGTTTCCAGGAAGAAACTTTTTGAAGTTCACGATTTATCCCAAATTCCCTTCCCTGCAGGACAGTTCATATCATATCTGCCCTCCCAGCAATGCAGGCTGACTCAGAAGTTGCTGTAAATTCAGCAACTTGAGCTCACCGGCCAATTGCACTGGCTTTGGCAAAATCTGACCTTTGTTTTTGCCCAGTGCTCCCAGCACAGCGCTGCTGTCTTTAATGGAGGCCGTGGGAGACAAAACCTAGGCCATCTGGGGTCACTTATTTGGGAAAATAAGCTTGAGTCAGGATTAAACATCAAGCCATGTCCCGACCGAACTGCCTTTTGTCTCCCATCTCCTTCAGCCTCTCTGAGTCCCAGCACTCCCCTTACTACgatgaatttttttctactgAAAATGGTTAAGGGAAACGAAGGCACATTCTTGGTTTCAGCTTTGGTACAGATGTTCCCTCACTGTGGTCTGGATTCTCCAAATTCAATCATCAATCTGCCAATAAATATTAAGAATTGACCTTAGTCCCAAGTCGGTGGGGAAATGACAGCTTTTAAGACTCTTCCGATCTCCAAGAACCTGCTCTtctaaatgaggaaacagaactAACATGGTGGGGGTGAAAGGAAATTATTACCTGGAACTGCAACAGATGTccaggaaagagggaaatgagtcTTAAGGAGGAGGATGGGGAGAGGAGTTTGTGGCTTTGGAAAATAGTAAGCTTTAGAAGCCACACATGGAAGAAATGTTCCAAGTGGGAGAAACAATTGGGAAAAGCCTGTTGTGGCTTGTGTGCTCATCTAGGGCAAGACGATTCAGAAATTCCCAAAATACTGTGGGATACAAGTTGGATGCCAGTTGTAGGGTTAGAGGGGTTAGTTACAGGGGCTATAGTTGTCCTGAGCCGATTGGATGAGGAGATAGAGATGGCTTCCAGCAGAAGTGAAATAGGCAGTCCCTCAGGGACATTTCCTTGATAGGTCATGACAAAAGCGCTGGGTGCCCTCCCCTCCTGGGTGGGGGAAGTTGAGCGAGTTCATCCGGGTACAGGAAGTTGAGTGTGTCTCCCTGATTATTCTCGTGGGCACTGGGTGCAGTTCACTGTGGCAGCTGTTCTTGTTCCTGTCTAATTTTTCCTCCTCATCC
This is a stretch of genomic DNA from Tamandua tetradactyla isolate mTamTet1 chromosome 4, mTamTet1.pri, whole genome shotgun sequence. It encodes these proteins:
- the RGS16 gene encoding regulator of G-protein signaling 16 isoform X1; translated protein: MCRTLSAFPTTCLERAKEFKTRLGIFLHKSELGSDTGNMVKFEPGSKHSKESRNFSEDVLGWRESFDLLLSSKNGVAAFHAFLKTEFSEENLEFWLACEEFKKIRSAAKLTSRAQRIFEEFVRREAPKEVRAPPYPMDPTDPVCSFPTEDWGLWGPGGEGLGLEVDWSYLAEGGVGFCVGRPAMTGSLLPSVVVYLRRTMGQSGLEDVWASVHTRLCKPSPQQRVSMLAQQGDLVVTGLLGNRAWSPGGPA
- the RGS16 gene encoding regulator of G-protein signaling 16 isoform X2, whose translation is MCRTLSAFPTTCLERAKEFKTRLGIFLHKSELGSDTGNMVKFEPGSKHSKESRNFSEDVLGWRESFDLLLSSKNGVAAFHAFLKTEFSEENLEFWLACEEFKKIRSAAKLTSRAQRIFEEFVRREAPKEVNIDHETRELTRTNLQATTATCFDVAQGKTRTLMEKDSYPRFLKSPAYQDLAAQASTALAAPCSCSPAEPLHT